DNA from Magnolia sinica isolate HGM2019 chromosome 19, MsV1, whole genome shotgun sequence:
ATCTTTcgcctttttcagttgaatgtggacagctACTACTGCATTTCTTCTCAAGTGTCTATTTGCAGTCAATCAATCCACGGATTAGAAGTGTCCCACCAAGAGAACTGTCAGGCCATTGTCcaaccactgtggggcccatcatatcaacggtctggaccCACTGAAACATTGGATCCCACTTGCACAAACCGAAAACCTTACAATAATATCCATTCCTAATGAGTCTCTACTGAACATTAATGCCCAGTTGAAGcaattcctctctcttttctttctcttttctactACATTCTATAACTCAAAACAAAAAGCTAATCCTTTGtcagggcatgtttggttgcagGAGCCAAAACTCTCTTTCGGGTGGAGTTGGAGGCCATCCCTTGTTCCTGGTGGCCACATGTTATTTATGGAGAAGTTGGGGTTCCTGCATGTTGTTTGTAGCAGAAGATAAGCAGACCTCCATGATTGGTGATGGGCACAAGTCCTCAGTCTCTTATCGGTGGGTTCCACCCTTTTCATTTCTGTCAGTTGCCTGCATTTGCATGTATATTGATTCTTTTCACTGTAACCATATATATAGATATGTGGGCTGGCATAGATGCATGTACAAGTGCACCTGTACTAACCTGTAGTCCTTTTCTTGCTGTTCATATGGATTATAACACCATGGCTCAGGACTTCATTTATCAGCGGTCAGAAGCAGAAGATATCGATCTCGGTCTGAGCCTTAGCACCTCTCTGCAACAAGAATCTTTCCATCACCCATCAGGACGCCGTATGATTTCATTGTCCTTTTCATTCTTTTGAATATTCGCTGTCCTCTTCTGGCGTTTTCATATTATCAccgttaatttaataattagttATGAGAAATGGTCCACTGCTATGAGTTGCATTTTGTTACATGGCCGCTTTGAATGAATTGACTTTGACAGTTTATTTGGTCCCCCTCATCATGGGCCACCATGAGAAAACCACATCTGCCCTGAGAATTTGAAGGTCCAGATCTTTTACTACGAAATAGCCCAAGCATCAATCTGAGCCATCTGTTCAGGTGGGCTCACCTTGGATTGACTGGTCTTAGGAACCACTTTGATCAGATGCTCCTAACTATCCCATGCTTATCTGACAAATTAAGGCCAATGTTCTTAGGGATAGGATCATCCGATAGGTGTGATTTTTATGCAATGGGTCGTACCAATGTATATCTTATGATTTAGTCTCCTTGTGTCTCTCAATCAAATCTATTATGTTGTTGTTTTTGTTAGTTCTAAATCCAAGTGAATATGGGGAGCTGATGGCTTGGCCTCAGCTGCATCCATTCCTGAAAAGCTCTG
Protein-coding regions in this window:
- the LOC131234332 gene encoding auxin-responsive protein IAA32-like; translated protein: MGTSPQSLIGGFHPFHFCQLPAFACILILFTVTIYIDMWAGIDACTSAPVLTCSPFLAVHMDYNTMAQDFIYQRSEAEDIDLGLSLSTSLQQESFHHPSGRLLNPSEYGELMAWPQLHPFLKSSDIGPPAIPEDDDDETQGVQSKERWSYVKVNMEGVVIGRKVCIFDHANYSSLALELEEMFGRHCGSGLRLLEAESAFSLFYKDRNENWRMVGDVPWKEFVDCVKRLKIAPKYQPLLSSGPSIFY